Below is a genomic region from Pyrococcus kukulkanii.
TCGGCGAGCATGAAAGTTAGGGCTTTAGTGTGGTCTGCTATTGCATAGATAAACTCATAAGGTCTAATCAACCTTTCAAGCTCTTCCACGCTTATCCCTACCCGCTTGGCAACTTGCTCCCTCAAGTACCTCAGATCACCCATGTCCTCTATGTCAAACATTCCAGCTAGACGGGAGTTCTCCATGAGAATTCTCTCATCTATCTTTTCGACACCGGCCATTCTTTTTAGGGGTTCTATTACATAACCCAGAACTGCATCATAGGCTGTAGGAGTTCCTTGGCTCATCCAAACTAATCTTTCAAGACCATAACCTGTATCGACGACCTTGGTTTCCATTGGAACGTACTTCTCACCCTTTATCTCCACCACCTGCTCAGGCGGAGCGTTTTCTGGAGCTTTCTTGTACTGCATGAAAACTAGGGTAGCAACCTCAAGGCCACGGTAGAGGACTTCAAAGGCAGGTCCGGCATTTCCTCCACCGGCCCAGGGGTTCTCCTTGAAGGTTATATCCTCGGGCTTCATCTTGAGTTCCTTTGTGAAGAACTCGAAAGCTAACTCCACAGTCTCGTCCATCCAGTAAATAGGCTTTCCTGGGTAGTTGAACGCATGGTGGGCCATCATCTCGAATATCGTGAAGTGCCTTCCTGTAATTCCAACGTTATCTATATCAGTAAAACGGATTGAAGGCTGGGAGATTGTTAGTGGGTTAGCTGGTGGGTCTGCTTCTCCACTAATAACCCAGGGCTGGAAGTCCATGATTGACGCTCCAACCAGTAAAACGTCATCTCTCCACCTCGGCAATACTGGATAGCGCTTTACTCTTCCATGACCCTTCTTTTCGAAGAAGCTTAGGAACTTCTCTCTCATTTCATCAAGCGTGTACTTCTTAGGTATTCCCGGCTTTCCAATGAACTGGTACTCGTCACAGGGAGGGTCACCACAGGTCTCTCTGTCGGGATCAAGGGTCCAGAAGGGCTTTCCACAGACTTTACACGTCTTTCTTATCCAGCCTTCTTCTTCGAACATTTTTGTCTTCATGACGAACTCCATTTTACACCCCTGAAAACTTCAAGGTTTGGGAGGGTTAAATATTTTCTCGATCTTTTTCGAATTCCTCTTCATCAATTATTATGAAAGGGATATTCATTTTTCTCAAGAGCTCGATTAGTTGATTGTACCTCTTCTCTATTTTCTCTAATTTGTACCTTAGGTTTCTGTTTTCAATTACTAAGGAAGTTACCTCTTCGCTTTTCATTCTAAGTTGAGTTTTCAATTCGATTATAGTCTCCTCTAACTCGGCTATCGACATTTCGAGCCTTTTAATTTCTTCAATGTACTCTCTACATAACCTCTCTTTTATCATGATCTTATGTGCTTATGTTAAAATAAAGAAAAATGTTTTGATTAGCGAGGTTTGAAATAGTATAGGTTAGAATCATCTACGAAGAAGTAAATTCTCAAGTTATCATCGTAGATCACTCTCTTTTGCATATCTATCGCAGCTTCAATGGGATCTTCGAGGGAACTAAGTTCTATCATAGTTTTGAATGCGGAATCTGGCATCTTTCCCCCTGCTTATCCACTTTTCATATTTTTCAGTTCTGCTAATGCTTTTTACTTTTTTAATTCTTCAGGAGAGGGATTGAACCAAAGCTTTGTGAACAAGGTGATACTGGCTAGAATGCCTCCGATGAGGGAGGTGAGTAAAAGTGCAATACGTTGTGGCTTATTTATTGACCTCTTGAACGTGATCGTCTCTATATAAGTTCCTGTTATTGAACCTTGTCCGGAAACTGGGTTCTTATTAACCGTACTGAATAAAATTTCCTATTACTTCGATGCCGCTTTCAAATCTAGGTAACTTAAGAAACGCAGCGCCCAACTTTGATCTTGGAGATTATTTAGGAAATGTTAGTGGGTATTGAAAGAACTATTATATTCTTTCTCATGATATTATATACCCAGGAGATATAGTAAAGCACTTTCATTGTAGCCGCAACATTAACGTTTGCTGAGTTTGCGTGCATTTTTCCCAATATAAGTGTCGGCTCAAGGATGGGGTATTCTGTAGATAGAAACGGGCGGGATATTTGCTGGCTTTTGTCTTTCCAAAATTTTTGAATACCTTTGTGGTGGGTTTGTTGTGATGTAGTAGTTCCAGGGTGTAGGGTTGTTAAGCTCGAATGAGGAGTGGTAACTGAAGGTGTGGGGAATCTCCGTTCCTACCGAAAGCCCTTCGATGAAACCACGAGGAGGGAAGGTCAGTCGTAACGACATTTACGAACCTTACGCAAATTACGGCTAACCAGAATGGATTATGTCAGCAGGATACATTGGAAGGGTAACTCATTTTCCAATGGGTCATACAGGATTCTCCTCAACGATAACGGCGGCATTAAGGGTACAGGTAATACTTATATAAAGGACGAGAAATCTTTAGAGTTTCAGTTGTTGTAGTTGGAAGCAATTAGTAAAGATACGCTGAATTCCTGTGGCTACTAGGGAAATTAATAGAAATAATCGCCTAGTTCCCTCTAATTTTAAGAAGGAAGGTAAATAAGCCAAATCTCACGTTTTTCACCTCCGTTTTCGGGAGTTTTGATGTCCAAAGAGGGTACAATACTAACGTAAGGAGAGTAAGGCTAGAATGGGGGATCCTGAAAGAGCAACAACTCATTGGACAAGAAGAATTACGTTAACGGCTGAAGTATAATTGCAAATGCAAGATTCATTATGGAATAAGTTCCTTAGATCTTATTAGCGTCGGAGCCAGAGCTGGGTTATATCTGTCTTGGGGATCACCATTATCGTCTTTATGGCATTCGAATGTTGAACCATATTTCAATGCTCTCAGCCAAAATTATGTATCTCACTATCTCCCTAGGTTACCCAGGATATTTTCCCATACTATATGTTTCATTGTCTATCTGTTCGTGAGTACCAAATCTAGAGTGCCCAGTGGCATTGGGTTTCCTAGCTTATTTCAGTATCCTGATACGCTGCCAAAGTATCATAGCCTGCCCAGACTATCATAAATCCTAACCTATAGGTAAGTCCCCTTGAATTCCATTATCAACATTTGGATCAATTTCCCAAGAGATTGTTAGTGTCCTTGAGGAGCTTATATCGAGGAGGCCAAGGAGAATGCCCTGGTTCTCGAGCTCGAAAAGTGAAACCTTCCTATCTCCCATTGGCATCAAATTAGCTAGGTCAACTTGTTGTCCATCAAGCGCCATGGTTATATAAATGACCTTTTTAAAATTAAGGTTCGTAGAATAGTAGTACCCTTGCCATTTGTTGTCTCAAGAATGTCGGCAACAATTTCAATCCAAGGTCTTTGTTCATTATAATCCCCTTTTGTGACCCTCTCAGTAGTTTTCCTAAAACATATTGTTACTCTTCTAATAAAGCGATTATTCAATGCTTATAATTATCTCCACTATATTAAAAAATCTGCAAAAAAAGCTTGGATAATATACAAGGTATAAGGCTTATCAAACACTCGAATTGGAAAATTTACAACATTATTTCGGAATAAAGTTTCTAATTATTCTTAAGAAACTTTAAATAGTAGTCAACTCCCATCGTAGAGTGTTTCCTCGTTAATTCTCCTTTTTCTGTTCTTCATAGATTTCTTAGCCTTTTCAGTGGCATCACTCAGTTTCTTCCTTTTACCCTCAAAGAATAATTGACAAAATTTTATGAGAAAACTATAAATACTCAATTATGTTGTAAGATAATGGTGATAATAATGAGGAAACTAATGAGTATATATATTATAGTACTAATACTAGCGTTAAGTGTAAATCAGGTGGTTAGTGAAAGCTTTGCTTTGGCAGGGTACACTAATCCCTACGATGAGTTTTGGAGGATACTAGACAGAGAAGCTGAATTGGTAGTTGAGCTAAACAAAACGAGGGATGGTGAAATTGCTAAACAGTTGATAGAGAACTCCAGGTTAGGAGCGGAGAACGCCGCAAATATCTCGGCCTTAATATGGATGAGCATTCAAGAGCTTAAGAAGTCCGGAGTGAAGCTATACTACACAGAGGAAGAGCTCAGGAAGATGGCCTATGAGATTAAAGAATATGGACTGCCTCAAGAAACGGTAAAGGCATTGAAGGAGCAAGGGTGGAGTGACGCTGAGATTAAAGCCTTAGAGAGATACATTGCCCAGAATGCCGATAAAATAGAGGGAGACTTTGACATGGAAGAGTTCTTGGTGAACATGAGCAGGGCTTTCGTGGACGTCGGATTCAAGTACAATGAGTATGAGAGGTGGGCCCTTGAGGTATGGCTATGGAAGGAACAGGATAGGCCCCCCAAACCTACCAAGGACAAGGAGATAAACCCAGTGCTCAGCCTTACGTGGGTTAACTTTTACTCCGCCTACGCTAAAGGAGATATAGAGGCTCAGCTTTCCTGGATAACGAAGCTTAGGGATAAGATGGTAGATGTACTCACGACAGTATACGTTGAGCCGAGGCCTCCAAAAGGAGAATCTCCAGTTCTCAGGATCGAGGGTGGAAGGGCGAGAGTTCTTCAGGCAAAGTACAAGGGAGTTACCGCGTACATAAGGGGAGGAGGAGTCAAGTTTAACATGGCAGAATACACGATATTGCCTAACAGGATAGTGGAGAAATCCTACTACTGGCCTCACGCCCTTAGGGCCTATGAGCTTGCCAGTGAAATTAGAACCATACTCTTGGCGATGAACTTGGGTAACGGGGACAAGAGACTTGAGGGAATATTGAACGAAAAGGTCTCAGAGTTACACTCTGCCCTTGTCGTCTATAAATTGAGTGAGCGCAGCATAGGTCAGCCGTATAGGGGTTTTATAAGGCTCTCAATAAAAACGCTTCCACCAAGAACGGGGACACAGAGCTTGGGCATTGACCAGAGGATACTCCTTAAAGCCCTTACACCAGAGGAAGATGAGGGGAAACTAATCGTCGCGATAGAGGCAGTTCCCACAAAAACTACCGAATCTTACGTTAAATACAAGCTCAAGATAAAGCTGGAAGCAGAAAATAATGCCGTAAGGAACTTAAAGATCAAGGTCAGTGGAGATGGCTTGGAGTATTCAAAGGAGATAGATATCCTTTACCCTGAAGATGGAGGGAAGATCGTCGAGACCAATGCAAGTAAGGCCATCTATGACGACGATCATGACGGAATGGTTAAGGTGGAAGGCAAGGTAGAGATAAGCTATATACCTGTATGCGGGAAGGCAATAAATTCGAAGTCCTTTACCCCGGACTCAACCCCCTTGGATGCGACAAGGAGAAAACTATTGTCGAGAGATACTCGGAAGATTTTGAGGTTAAAAAGCAAGAGGTAGATACGGATAAGATTGAGCTCTCTATATATCCTTCTCCAGAGCATCCAAAAACGTTCCAAGATGTCACGTTTTACGTCACGATAACTAACGATAACGACAAAGAGATCTCCGGTAAATGCACCGTCTACATAGCTTTGCCAGAGGGTACTGGGAGGTACTCGAAGGACGTGATTGTACCTGCCAGCAGCTCCAAAACATTCGAAATAGCAAAGGTTCGCTACGGTAAGCCCGGAACTTACGGGTACGGTGGGGTCTTTAAGTTTGGACAGTTTGAGGTTAGTGCTT
It encodes:
- a CDS encoding DUF5305 family protein, producing the protein MPDSAFKTMIELSSLEDPIEAAIDMQKRVIYDDNLRIYFFVDDSNLYYFKPR